One Oharaeibacter diazotrophicus DNA window includes the following coding sequences:
- a CDS encoding TRAP transporter large permease, protein MAAFIAENLAPIMFAALVVVLLLGYPVAFALAANGFVFGLIGIELGLLSPNLFQAIPDRIFGVMSNETLLAIPFFTFMGLILERSGMAEDLLDTIGQLFGPIRGGLAYAVIFVGALLAATTGVVAASVISMGLISLPIMLRYGYDRRIAAGTIAASGTLAQIIPPSLVLIVLADQLGRSVGDMYEGALWPGLLLTGLYALFIMGVSIVKPEFVPALPPEARTLRGMKLVARVVTTLIPPLVLIFLVLGTIFIGLATPTEGGAMGAVGAMVLAALNRRLTFRMIVQALEATTRLSAFVVFILIGARVFSLTFYGVDGHLWVEHLLSAIPGGELGFLIVVNILVFFLAFFLDFFELAFIIVPLLAPVADKLGIDLIWFGVLLGVNMQTSFMHPPFGFALFFLRSVAPEKPYRDKVTGLMTAPVTSGQIYMGAVPYVLIQIVMVAIVITFPRLVTHYKDGAVTVDPSTIQINVPMPGDGGGNPFGDAGNPFGAPAAPSFGGAPAPDGAGSGGSSDPGGLPAPSFGAPPPAAPDPAAPGGLPAPSFGAPAPSQP, encoded by the coding sequence ATGGCCGCCTTCATCGCGGAAAATCTCGCGCCCATCATGTTCGCCGCGTTGGTGGTCGTGCTGTTGCTCGGCTACCCCGTGGCCTTCGCGCTCGCCGCCAACGGCTTCGTCTTCGGCCTGATCGGCATCGAACTCGGGCTGTTGTCGCCCAACCTGTTCCAGGCGATCCCCGACCGCATCTTCGGCGTGATGTCGAACGAGACGCTGCTGGCGATCCCGTTCTTCACCTTCATGGGCCTGATCCTCGAACGATCGGGCATGGCCGAGGACCTTCTCGACACCATCGGCCAGCTGTTCGGGCCGATCCGCGGCGGCCTCGCCTACGCGGTGATCTTCGTCGGTGCGCTGCTCGCGGCCACCACCGGCGTGGTCGCCGCGTCGGTGATCTCGATGGGCCTGATCTCGCTGCCGATCATGCTGCGCTACGGCTACGACCGCCGCATCGCGGCCGGCACGATCGCCGCCTCGGGCACCCTGGCGCAGATCATCCCGCCGAGCCTCGTGCTGATCGTCCTCGCCGACCAGCTCGGCCGTTCGGTCGGCGACATGTACGAGGGGGCGCTCTGGCCCGGCCTGCTGCTGACCGGCCTCTACGCGCTCTTCATCATGGGCGTCTCGATCGTCAAGCCCGAGTTCGTGCCGGCGCTGCCGCCGGAGGCGCGGACGCTGCGCGGCATGAAGCTGGTCGCGCGCGTCGTCACCACGTTGATCCCGCCGCTGGTGCTGATCTTCCTCGTGCTCGGCACCATCTTCATCGGTCTCGCCACCCCCACCGAGGGCGGTGCCATGGGCGCGGTCGGCGCCATGGTGCTGGCCGCGCTGAACCGGCGGCTCACCTTCCGGATGATCGTGCAGGCGCTGGAGGCGACCACGCGGCTGTCGGCCTTCGTGGTGTTCATCCTGATCGGCGCCCGCGTGTTCTCGCTGACCTTCTACGGCGTCGACGGTCATCTCTGGGTCGAGCACCTGTTGTCGGCGATCCCCGGCGGCGAACTCGGCTTCCTGATCGTCGTCAACATCCTGGTGTTCTTCCTGGCCTTCTTCCTCGACTTCTTCGAGCTGGCCTTCATCATCGTGCCGCTGCTGGCACCGGTCGCGGACAAGCTCGGCATCGACCTGATCTGGTTCGGCGTTCTGCTCGGCGTCAACATGCAGACGAGCTTCATGCACCCGCCTTTCGGCTTCGCGCTGTTCTTCCTGCGCTCGGTGGCGCCGGAGAAGCCCTATCGCGACAAGGTGACCGGGCTGATGACCGCGCCGGTGACCTCGGGCCAGATCTACATGGGCGCGGTGCCCTACGTCCTGATCCAGATCGTGATGGTGGCGATCGTGATCACCTTCCCGCGGCTGGTCACCCACTACAAGGACGGTGCGGTCACCGTCGATCCCTCGACGATCCAGATCAACGTGCCGATGCCCGGCGACGGCGGCGGCAATCCGTTCGGCGACGCCGGCAATCCGTTCGGTGCGCCGGCGGCGCCGAGCTTCGGTGGCGCGCCCGCGCCGGACGGCGCCGGCTCCGGCGGATCGTCCGATCCGGGCGGCCTGCCCGCGCCGTCCTTCGGTGCTCCGCCGCCGGCGGCGCCCGACCCGGCGGCGCCCGGCGGCCTGCCGGCGCCGAGCTTCGGCGCCCCGGCCCCGAGCCAGCCCTGA
- a CDS encoding TRAP transporter substrate-binding protein: MDRRIFLKGAATAGAGAAVAAPLATPAIAQSAPAVKWRLTSSFPKSLDTIFGTAEVMSKALSEATDGRFEIQVFPAGELVPGPQALDAVQNATVEAAHTASYYYIGKDPTFAFATALPFGLNARQQNAWLYEGGGQELINDFYANYNVSSLPGGNTGVQMGGWFRSEIKSVKDLEGVKMRIGGLGGKILVALGVVPQQIPGGDIYPALEKGTIDATEWVGPYDDEKLGFYQVAKHYYYPGFWEGGPTLHFMFNKAKYEELPASYKAALANAAALANTIMMARYDVKNLTAIRSLVGKGVQLHAFPRDVLDAAYDASFRYYEDQAATNPAWKKIYEPWKTFRKESYEWFRVAEYSFDSYVYAQQAAGR, encoded by the coding sequence ATGGACCGTCGCATATTCCTGAAGGGCGCCGCCACGGCCGGCGCCGGTGCCGCCGTCGCGGCGCCGCTCGCCACGCCGGCGATCGCGCAGTCGGCGCCCGCCGTGAAGTGGCGCCTGACGTCGAGCTTCCCGAAGTCGCTCGACACCATCTTCGGCACCGCCGAGGTGATGTCGAAGGCGCTGTCGGAGGCGACCGACGGCCGCTTCGAGATCCAGGTCTTCCCGGCCGGCGAACTGGTGCCGGGTCCGCAAGCCCTCGACGCCGTGCAGAACGCCACGGTCGAGGCGGCGCACACCGCGTCCTACTACTACATCGGCAAGGATCCGACCTTCGCCTTCGCCACCGCCTTGCCCTTCGGCCTCAACGCCCGCCAGCAGAACGCCTGGCTCTACGAGGGCGGCGGTCAGGAGCTGATCAACGACTTCTACGCGAACTACAACGTGTCCTCCCTGCCCGGCGGCAATACCGGCGTGCAGATGGGCGGCTGGTTCCGCAGCGAGATCAAGTCGGTCAAGGACCTCGAGGGCGTCAAGATGCGCATCGGCGGTCTCGGCGGCAAGATCCTGGTCGCGCTCGGCGTGGTGCCGCAGCAGATCCCCGGCGGCGACATCTACCCGGCGCTCGAGAAGGGCACCATCGACGCCACCGAGTGGGTCGGCCCCTACGACGACGAGAAGCTCGGCTTCTATCAGGTCGCCAAGCACTATTATTACCCGGGCTTCTGGGAGGGCGGCCCGACGCTGCACTTCATGTTCAACAAGGCGAAATACGAGGAGCTGCCGGCGTCCTACAAGGCCGCCCTCGCCAACGCCGCCGCGCTCGCCAACACCATCATGATGGCGCGCTACGACGTGAAGAACCTGACCGCGATCCGCTCGCTGGTCGGCAAGGGCGTCCAGCTCCACGCCTTCCCGCGCGACGTGCTCGACGCCGCCTACGACGCCTCGTTCCGCTACTACGAGGATCAGGCCGCGACCAACCCGGCGTGGAAGAAGATCTACGAGCCGTGGAAGACCTTCCGAAAGGAGAGCTACGAGTGGTTCCGGGTCGCGGAATACTCCTTCGACAGCTACGTCTACGCCCAGCAGGCCGCCGGCCGCTGA
- a CDS encoding TRAP transporter substrate-binding protein: protein MERRDFLKKAGLVGAGAAVSAVPLAAPAIAQSAPEVKWRLTSSFPKSLDTIYGSAVEMSEILKAMTDGKFQIQPFPAGEIVPGPQALDAVGNDTVEANHTCSYYFVGKDPTFAIGTAIPFGLNARQQNAWLLQGGGQDLLNEFYAGYGVVGMPGGNTGVQMGGWFRKEIKTLADFSGVKMRIAGLAGQVMAKLGAVPQQIPGGDIYPALEKGTIDAAEWVGPYDDEKLGFYQVAKFYYYPGFWEAGPTLHFMFNKAKYEALPESYKAALKAACAYANEITMAKYDVKNTQAIRSLVGKGVQLRPYPREILDAAYAAAFEIYDGLSASNENWKKIYTPWKDFRTQTYEWFRVAEYTNDSYGYAMQAAGK from the coding sequence ATGGAGCGTAGAGATTTCCTGAAGAAGGCCGGCCTCGTCGGCGCCGGTGCCGCCGTGTCCGCCGTCCCGCTGGCGGCGCCGGCGATCGCGCAGTCCGCGCCCGAGGTGAAGTGGCGCCTGACCTCGAGCTTCCCGAAGTCGCTCGACACCATCTACGGCTCGGCCGTGGAGATGTCCGAGATCCTGAAGGCGATGACCGACGGCAAGTTCCAGATCCAGCCGTTCCCGGCCGGCGAGATCGTGCCGGGCCCGCAGGCGCTCGACGCCGTCGGCAACGACACCGTCGAGGCCAACCACACCTGCTCCTACTACTTCGTCGGCAAGGACCCGACCTTCGCCATCGGCACCGCGATCCCGTTCGGCCTGAACGCCCGCCAGCAGAACGCCTGGCTGCTCCAGGGCGGCGGCCAGGACCTCCTGAACGAGTTCTACGCCGGCTACGGCGTCGTCGGCATGCCGGGTGGCAACACCGGCGTCCAGATGGGCGGCTGGTTCCGTAAGGAAATCAAGACGCTGGCCGACTTCTCCGGCGTCAAGATGCGCATCGCCGGCCTCGCCGGCCAGGTCATGGCCAAGCTCGGCGCGGTGCCCCAGCAGATCCCCGGCGGCGACATCTACCCGGCGCTCGAGAAGGGCACCATCGACGCGGCCGAGTGGGTCGGCCCCTACGACGACGAGAAGCTCGGCTTCTATCAGGTTGCCAAGTTCTACTACTACCCGGGCTTCTGGGAGGCCGGCCCGACCCTGCACTTCATGTTCAACAAGGCCAAGTACGAGGCGCTGCCGGAAAGCTACAAGGCGGCGCTGAAGGCCGCCTGCGCCTACGCCAACGAGATCACGATGGCGAAGTACGACGTCAAGAACACCCAAGCGATCCGTTCGCTGGTCGGCAAGGGCGTCCAGCTGCGTCCCTACCCGCGCGAGATCCTCGACGCCGCCTATGCCGCGGCCTTCGAGATCTACGACGGTCTGTCGGCTTCCAACGAGAACTGGAAGAAGATCTACACGCCCTGGAAGGACTTCCGCACGCAGACCTACGAGTGGTTCCGCGTCGCCGAATACACCAACGACAGCTACGGCTACGCCATGCAGGCCGCCGGCAAGTGA
- a CDS encoding gamma-glutamyl-gamma-aminobutyrate hydrolase family protein, which produces MAPVVLVSPDVRNFQGYDWHAAPATYLEATLSRAGAMPLILPAFGERIDLDAVLDRVDGVLCTGSRSNVHPARYGVVPTAAMEPFDEARDATTLPLIRAAIRRGIPLLCICRGLQELNVALGGSLLSEVQEEEGRMDHRAPDSDLQEARFAIRHPVRVAAGGCLGRILGAEAVDVNSLHRQAIGHLAEGLVVEALAEDGVIEAVSVRDAPGFVLGVQWHPEYWAATDGPSGAIFEAFGAAARARAAARG; this is translated from the coding sequence ATGGCCCCGGTCGTCCTGGTTTCTCCCGATGTCCGCAATTTCCAGGGTTACGACTGGCACGCCGCGCCCGCCACCTACCTCGAGGCGACCCTGTCCCGCGCCGGCGCGATGCCGCTGATCCTGCCGGCCTTCGGCGAGCGGATCGACCTCGACGCCGTGCTCGACCGCGTCGACGGCGTGCTCTGCACCGGCTCGCGCTCCAACGTCCACCCGGCCCGCTACGGCGTCGTGCCGACGGCGGCGATGGAGCCGTTCGACGAGGCCCGCGACGCCACGACGCTGCCGCTGATCCGCGCCGCGATCCGCCGCGGCATCCCGCTGCTGTGCATCTGCCGCGGCCTGCAGGAGCTCAACGTCGCCCTCGGCGGCAGCCTGCTGTCCGAGGTGCAGGAGGAGGAGGGCCGGATGGACCACCGCGCCCCCGACAGCGACTTGCAGGAAGCCCGATTCGCGATCCGCCACCCGGTCCGCGTCGCCGCCGGCGGCTGTCTCGGCCGCATCCTCGGCGCCGAGGCGGTCGACGTGAACTCTCTGCATCGGCAGGCGATCGGCCATCTCGCCGAGGGCCTCGTCGTCGAGGCGCTGGCCGAGGACGGCGTGATCGAGGCGGTCTCGGTGAGGGACGCGCCGGGCTTCGTGCTCGGCGTGCAGTGGCACCCGGAATACTGGGCGGCGACCGACGGTCCGTCGGGCGCGATCTTCGAGGCCTTCGGCGCGGCCGCCCGCGCCCGCGCCGCGGCGCGGGGCTGA
- a CDS encoding nickel/cobalt transporter, with the protein MPLSRRSLPLLLVAALAAAALLHPLAALAGTGPFGVGLPEPAPTGGGFLPGLFRAIAVWQSTFYKELTGALRTMKTDGSAGVWLCAVSFLYGVLHAAGPGHGKAVVSAYVLANRETARNGAILAMVSALAQGFAAVALVSVAALVLGATSIAMTKAAEVFEIGSFALIAALGLILVWRKILRPLARAWSTRYAPTTVFAGLAASAAPLAAGPRAAESERTGSSVFRSVLADAPARGSGRGLVAPDGYVHHAGCDHDGSDGIVCDCGHVHGVSPAAAAGRLDWHKAWTAVLAVGLRPCTGALIVLVFALAQGLYPAGIAATFAMAVGTGLTVAALTLAAVGARGAALRLAGGDGVLARRVHAAAEAVGAVVVLAFGSLMLAAALAG; encoded by the coding sequence GTGCCCCTGAGCCGCCGGTCCCTCCCGCTCCTCCTCGTCGCGGCCCTCGCCGCCGCCGCGCTGCTGCACCCGCTCGCCGCGCTCGCCGGCACCGGTCCGTTCGGCGTCGGCCTGCCCGAGCCGGCCCCGACCGGGGGCGGCTTCCTGCCCGGCCTGTTCAGGGCGATCGCCGTCTGGCAGTCGACCTTCTACAAGGAACTCACCGGCGCGCTGCGCACCATGAAGACCGACGGCAGCGCCGGCGTCTGGCTCTGCGCGGTGTCCTTCCTCTACGGCGTGCTCCACGCCGCCGGGCCCGGCCACGGCAAGGCGGTGGTATCCGCCTACGTGCTCGCCAACCGCGAGACCGCCCGCAACGGCGCGATCCTCGCCATGGTCTCGGCGCTCGCCCAGGGCTTCGCCGCGGTGGCGCTGGTCTCCGTCGCCGCCCTCGTGCTCGGTGCCACCTCGATCGCCATGACGAAGGCGGCCGAGGTGTTCGAGATCGGCTCCTTCGCCCTGATCGCGGCCCTCGGGCTGATCCTGGTCTGGCGCAAGATCCTGCGGCCGCTGGCGCGGGCGTGGTCGACCCGCTACGCGCCGACCACCGTGTTCGCCGGCCTCGCCGCCTCCGCCGCCCCGCTCGCCGCCGGCCCTCGCGCCGCCGAGTCCGAGCGGACCGGGAGTTCCGTCTTCCGCAGCGTGCTCGCCGATGCTCCGGCGCGAGGCTCCGGACGCGGCCTCGTCGCCCCGGACGGCTACGTTCACCACGCCGGCTGCGACCACGACGGTTCCGACGGCATCGTCTGCGACTGCGGCCACGTCCACGGCGTCTCGCCGGCGGCGGCGGCCGGACGCCTCGACTGGCACAAGGCCTGGACCGCCGTGCTCGCCGTCGGCCTGCGCCCCTGCACGGGGGCCCTGATCGTGCTGGTGTTCGCCCTCGCGCAGGGCCTCTACCCCGCCGGCATCGCCGCCACCTTCGCGATGGCGGTCGGCACCGGGCTCACCGTCGCCGCGCTGACGCTGGCCGCCGTCGGTGCTCGCGGCGCGGCGCTGCGCCTCGCCGGCGGCGACGGCGTGCTCGCCCGGCGCGTCCACGCCGCGGCCGAGGCGGTCGGCGCCGTCGTCGTGCTCGCCTTCGGGTCGCTGATGCTCGCCGCCGCCCTCGCCGGCTGA
- a CDS encoding DUF1007 family protein, translating to MKNPIRSVLLAVALTGIGTVAAPAHPHVWVDAKSEVVFDKEGRITAIRQVWRFDDAYSAFASQGLDTDGDGKLSVRELKPLADLNVESLKEFGYFTFLMAGGKDRDFGKPTEYWIQDDGGLLTLYFTLPTAEPIPIKGGQAALDVYDPTYYVDFAFVDDGPVTLDGAPAGCTVDVIRPKELDPATAATLAEIPADQRDIPQDLMAVTSELTNGATLKCP from the coding sequence ATGAAGAACCCCATCCGCAGCGTTCTCCTCGCGGTCGCCCTGACCGGGATCGGCACCGTCGCCGCGCCCGCCCACCCCCACGTCTGGGTCGACGCCAAGTCCGAGGTGGTGTTCGACAAGGAGGGCCGGATCACCGCGATCCGGCAGGTCTGGCGCTTCGACGACGCCTATTCCGCCTTCGCCAGCCAGGGCCTCGACACCGACGGCGACGGCAAGCTGTCGGTGCGGGAGTTGAAGCCGCTCGCCGACCTCAACGTCGAATCGCTCAAGGAATTCGGCTACTTCACCTTCCTGATGGCCGGCGGCAAGGACCGCGATTTCGGCAAGCCCACCGAATACTGGATCCAGGACGACGGCGGCCTGCTGACGCTCTACTTCACGCTGCCGACGGCCGAGCCGATCCCGATCAAGGGCGGGCAGGCCGCGCTCGACGTCTACGATCCCACCTACTACGTCGACTTCGCCTTCGTGGACGACGGCCCGGTGACGCTCGACGGCGCCCCCGCCGGTTGCACCGTCGACGTGATCCGCCCGAAGGAACTCGATCCGGCCACCGCCGCCACCCTCGCCGAGATTCCGGCCGATCAGCGCGACATCCCGCAGGACCTGATGGCCGTGACCTCCGAACTCACCAACGGAGCGACGCTGAAGTGCCCCTGA
- a CDS encoding LysR family transcriptional regulator yields MDTLTRMRTFVEVVDAGGFSAAARKLGRSKALISKYVKELEDELGARLMNRTTRRLSLTELGQAYYRDAGEILQRVDDLQDMVRERHGEPTGLLRVAAPRTFGDGPLGRGIMAFAAAYPAIKLDLRLDDRFVDLVDEGFDVAVRVTEMDDSSLIARKLSDYRFVVAVRPDVADASGRPAHPDELSDLPCIIDSNLKSRFTWKFTIDGVRHQVQVRGRVEVNSPAAVKLALLAGLGYGSVPYVMVQDDVAAGRLEVVLPDYESRAAGIYAVYPHRRHLSAKIRAFVDFLVEWFEKNGHDCRAGL; encoded by the coding sequence GTGGACACGCTGACGCGCATGCGCACCTTCGTCGAGGTGGTCGACGCCGGGGGATTCTCGGCGGCGGCCCGCAAGCTCGGCCGTTCCAAGGCGCTGATCTCCAAATACGTCAAGGAGCTCGAGGACGAGCTCGGCGCCCGGCTGATGAACCGCACCACCCGGCGGCTGTCGCTCACCGAACTCGGACAGGCCTACTACCGCGACGCCGGCGAGATCCTGCAGCGCGTCGACGATCTCCAGGACATGGTGCGCGAGCGCCACGGCGAGCCGACCGGCCTCCTGCGCGTCGCCGCCCCGCGCACCTTCGGCGACGGCCCGCTCGGCCGCGGCATCATGGCCTTCGCCGCCGCCTATCCCGCCATCAAGCTCGACCTCCGGCTCGACGATCGCTTCGTCGACCTCGTCGACGAAGGCTTCGACGTCGCCGTCCGCGTCACCGAGATGGACGACTCGAGCCTGATCGCCCGCAAGCTCTCCGACTACCGCTTCGTCGTCGCGGTCCGCCCCGACGTCGCCGACGCGAGCGGCCGGCCGGCGCACCCGGACGAGCTGTCGGACCTGCCCTGCATCATCGATTCCAACCTGAAGAGCCGCTTCACCTGGAAGTTCACCATCGACGGCGTCCGCCATCAGGTCCAGGTGCGCGGCCGCGTCGAGGTCAACTCGCCGGCCGCGGTCAAGCTCGCGCTCCTCGCCGGCCTCGGCTACGGCTCGGTGCCCTACGTCATGGTCCAGGACGACGTCGCGGCCGGACGGCTCGAGGTCGTGCTGCCCGACTACGAGAGCCGCGCCGCCGGCATCTACGCGGTCTATCCGCACCGCCGCCATCTCTCGGCGAAGATCCGCGCCTTCGTCGACTTCCTGGTCGAGTGGTTCGAGAAGAACGGCCACGACTGCCGGGCGGGGCTCTGA
- a CDS encoding type III PLP-dependent enzyme has product MTARIRDFLATRRPEGPCLVVDLDVVRDNFLAFRRALPDTRVFYAVKANPAPEVLALLAELGSNFDCASIPEIEMALTAGASAERISFGNTIKKERDIARAAVLGVDLFAVDCVAEVEKVARQAPGAKVFCRILCDGAGAEWPLSRKFGCEPEMAAEVLEHAARLGLRAYGISFHVGSQQANLEAWDGALASAAAIFRELGDKGIQLRMVNLGGGFPTRYLKDVPATEAYGRSITDAVHRHFGNEIPETIIEPGRGMVGNAGIIKSEVVLISKKKTSDDVRWVYLDIGKFGGLAETMDEAIRYPIRTSHEGAETAPCVLAGPTCDSADVLYEKTPYELPITLEIGDEVLIEGTGAYTTTYSAVAFNGFAPLRAYVI; this is encoded by the coding sequence ATGACCGCCCGTATCCGCGACTTCCTGGCCACCCGACGTCCCGAGGGCCCCTGCCTCGTGGTCGACCTCGACGTCGTGCGCGACAACTTCCTCGCCTTCCGCCGCGCCCTGCCGGACACCCGGGTGTTCTACGCCGTCAAGGCGAACCCGGCGCCGGAAGTGCTGGCGCTGCTCGCCGAGCTCGGCTCCAACTTCGACTGCGCCTCGATCCCCGAGATCGAGATGGCGCTGACCGCCGGCGCCTCGGCCGAGCGCATCTCCTTCGGCAACACCATCAAGAAGGAGCGCGACATCGCCCGCGCCGCCGTGCTCGGCGTCGACCTGTTCGCCGTCGACTGCGTCGCCGAGGTGGAGAAGGTCGCCCGTCAGGCGCCCGGCGCCAAGGTGTTCTGCCGCATCCTCTGCGACGGTGCCGGCGCCGAGTGGCCGCTGTCGCGCAAGTTCGGCTGCGAGCCCGAGATGGCCGCGGAGGTGCTCGAGCACGCCGCCCGCCTCGGCCTGCGCGCCTACGGCATCTCCTTCCACGTCGGTTCGCAGCAGGCCAACCTCGAGGCCTGGGACGGTGCGCTCGCCTCGGCGGCCGCGATCTTCCGCGAGCTCGGCGACAAGGGCATCCAGCTCAGGATGGTCAACCTCGGCGGCGGCTTCCCGACCCGCTACCTCAAGGACGTGCCGGCGACCGAGGCCTACGGCCGCTCGATCACCGACGCGGTGCACCGCCACTTCGGCAACGAGATCCCCGAGACGATCATCGAGCCGGGTCGCGGCATGGTCGGCAACGCCGGCATCATCAAGTCCGAGGTCGTGCTGATCTCGAAGAAGAAGACCAGCGACGACGTGCGCTGGGTCTATCTCGACATCGGCAAGTTCGGCGGCCTCGCCGAGACCATGGACGAGGCGATCCGCTACCCGATCCGCACCTCGCACGAGGGCGCGGAGACGGCGCCCTGCGTGCTCGCCGGCCCGACCTGCGATTCGGCCGACGTGCTCTACGAGAAGACCCCGTACGAGCTGCCGATCACGCTCGAGATCGGCGACGAGGTCCTGATCGAGGGCACCGGCGCCTACACGACGACCTACTCGGCCGTGGCCTTCAACGGCTTCGCGCCACTCCGGGCGTATGTGATCTGA
- a CDS encoding GNAT family N-acetyltransferase produces the protein MIAYADETARDVPAREALLDSAFGPARFMKSSERIREGRLPADGLSLVAHDDGRLVGTVRLWHVAAGRAGADALLLGPLAVAEDLRSAGVGGALMRLAIARASELGHRAVLLVGDEPYYRRFGFSTLRTQGLAMPGPFERHRLLALELVPGALLGAEGVIRPTGERVPAEAALLAA, from the coding sequence ATGATCGCCTACGCCGACGAGACCGCCCGGGACGTGCCCGCGCGCGAAGCCCTGCTCGACAGCGCCTTCGGGCCGGCCCGGTTCATGAAGTCGTCCGAACGCATCCGCGAGGGGCGCCTTCCCGCCGACGGCCTGTCGCTGGTCGCCCACGACGACGGCCGCCTCGTCGGCACCGTCCGGCTGTGGCACGTCGCCGCCGGCCGCGCCGGCGCCGACGCCCTGCTGCTCGGCCCGCTCGCCGTCGCCGAGGACCTGCGCAGCGCCGGCGTCGGCGGCGCGCTGATGCGCCTCGCGATCGCCCGCGCGAGCGAACTCGGCCACCGCGCCGTCCTGCTCGTCGGCGACGAGCCCTACTACCGCCGCTTCGGCTTCTCGACCCTGCGCACCCAGGGCCTCGCCATGCCCGGCCCGTTCGAGCGCCACCGCCTGCTGGCGCTGGAACTCGTGCCCGGCGCGCTGCTCGGCGCCGAAGGCGTCATCCGCCCGACCGGCGAACGCGTTCCGGCCGAGGCCGCGCTCCTGGCGGCGTGA
- a CDS encoding SPFH domain-containing protein, which translates to MLFDGPEVVIVVFVLFVVLVLFAGIKTVPQGFNWTIERFGRYTRTLHPGLNLIVPFIDRVGAKMNMMEQVLDVPSQEIITRDNATCKVDGVAFFQVLDASRAAYEVSGLQNAILNITMTNIRTVMGSMDLDNLLSNRDEINTRLLHVVDAATEAWGVKITRVEIKDINPPADLVESMARQMKAERDKRASVLEAEGLRQAAILRAEGEKQAQVLQAEGRREAAFRDAEARERLAEAEAKATALVSEAVARGDVQALNYFVADKYTQALAQFAHSPNQKVLMLPVEASALIGSLGGITELARAAFGDGGGSGSGGAPAPRRRPTVPVTGPQE; encoded by the coding sequence ATGCTGTTCGATGGACCCGAGGTCGTCATCGTCGTCTTCGTGCTGTTCGTCGTCCTGGTGCTGTTCGCCGGCATCAAGACGGTGCCGCAGGGCTTCAATTGGACGATCGAGCGGTTCGGGCGCTACACGCGCACGCTCCACCCCGGCCTCAACCTGATCGTCCCGTTCATCGACCGCGTCGGCGCCAAGATGAACATGATGGAGCAGGTGCTCGACGTTCCCTCGCAGGAGATCATCACGCGCGACAACGCCACCTGCAAGGTCGACGGCGTCGCCTTCTTCCAGGTGCTCGACGCCTCGCGCGCCGCCTACGAGGTCAGCGGCCTGCAGAACGCCATTCTCAACATCACCATGACCAACATCCGCACGGTGATGGGCTCGATGGATCTCGACAACCTCCTGTCCAACCGCGACGAGATCAACACGCGCCTCCTGCACGTGGTCGACGCCGCGACCGAGGCCTGGGGCGTCAAGATCACCCGCGTCGAGATCAAGGACATCAATCCGCCGGCCGACCTCGTCGAATCGATGGCGCGGCAGATGAAGGCCGAGCGCGACAAGCGCGCCTCGGTGCTGGAGGCCGAGGGCCTGCGCCAGGCGGCGATCCTCCGCGCGGAGGGCGAGAAGCAGGCGCAGGTGCTGCAGGCCGAGGGCCGCCGCGAGGCCGCCTTCCGCGACGCCGAGGCGCGCGAGCGGCTCGCCGAGGCCGAGGCCAAGGCGACGGCGCTGGTCTCCGAGGCGGTGGCACGCGGCGACGTCCAGGCGCTGAACTACTTCGTCGCCGACAAGTACACCCAGGCGCTCGCCCAGTTCGCCCATTCGCCGAACCAGAAGGTGCTGATGCTGCCGGTCGAGGCGTCGGCGCTGATCGGCTCGCTCGGCGGTATCACGGAGCTCGCCCGCGCCGCCTTCGGCGACGGCGGTGGTTCAGGGAGCGGCGGTGCCCCGGCGCCGCGGCGGCGGCCGACGGTGCCGGTCACCGGCCCCCAGGAGTGA
- a CDS encoding NfeD family protein, with protein MDVLLKVVDTLGPWSWWVLGLLLAGIEVIAPGTFFIWFAVAAVVVGTAAMFVDLGWQAEAVAFVVLAVAAALAGRRFYGRGDGAVPEGGPLNDRLARQVGRTAVVEAAITGGTGSVRLDDTVWRADGPDLAAGTRVRIVGHVGGRLKVEPA; from the coding sequence ATGGACGTCCTGCTCAAGGTGGTCGACACGCTCGGCCCGTGGTCCTGGTGGGTGCTCGGCCTGCTGCTCGCCGGCATCGAGGTGATCGCGCCCGGCACCTTCTTCATCTGGTTCGCAGTCGCGGCGGTGGTCGTCGGCACGGCGGCGATGTTCGTCGACCTCGGCTGGCAGGCCGAGGCGGTCGCCTTCGTGGTTCTGGCGGTGGCCGCCGCGCTGGCCGGGCGCCGCTTCTACGGCCGCGGCGACGGCGCCGTGCCGGAGGGCGGACCGCTCAACGATCGGTTGGCGCGCCAGGTTGGCCGGACCGCGGTGGTGGAGGCGGCGATCACGGGCGGGACCGGTTCGGTGCGGCTCGACGACACTGTCTGGCGCGCCGACGGACCGGATCTGGCGGCCGGCACGCGGGTCCGGATCGTCGGCCACGTCGGCGGCCGGCTCAAGGTCGAGCCGGCCTGA